DNA from Musa acuminata AAA Group cultivar baxijiao chromosome BXJ1-5, Cavendish_Baxijiao_AAA, whole genome shotgun sequence:
TTCTCTTGAGAAGATAATTTTTacatatctaaaatattataatgatatatgaaatcaatttatTATAGATTGAGTGTTCAAAGTCTCATCCATGAAATCTTTAGActtaaaatattaagaaatataAGGGTTTGAAATCTCATCCAAGTATCCGAAATATTAGTCTTAGAAGTAGTATATCCATTTTATTTATCCATCCATTTATTCTTTATATTATTAGCCCTTGTTTTTCTAAAAAAAAGGGGGAATATCTCTCTCTCAAAGAGAGAAGTCATTCTTTACATAGTATTTTGTAAGTTAATATTAATAATTCTCCAACAAGAAGTTAAATTCTCCTTAACCTTGACTTAGACATTAGACATGGactaagacttttttttttctcaataattCAGCAAGCTAAAAGATTGCCCAACTCCCACACCACCACCGGCGACATTTAGAACTATTACATCTTTTATTTAAATGATTAAAGAATCGATCCTTAACTCGGACACAATAATCATACAGCCATTAGAGGCCCCAAACATTATCtgatatgaattttatgaatgGATGTTAATGATATGTTAAAAAGGATCTTAATATTTGGGGATGCATCTAAATTTTGCATAGGTAAATAATATTTAGATGTAGACGAGATATAGTCTTGTTATGGGATTGTACCGTCGATTATGGGTTGGCTGGGCTTGGTTAGAACCTGAAGGTGTAAGGATGTTCATGGATCTTGCGCGGCAATTCTACGAGGTAGTTGATCAGGTCCTGAGGTGGGTGAGGCAACACCAAAGTGGTTTTTTGGGTGATGTTTAAGTATTCAAGACAGGCTCGGGCAGAAGAAGATTACAACTCATTGATGAGTTCTTGCACAAAAAAAATCAGTGTCAGGGGGTTCTTCCCAACCCAACCattccaacgatcaagttagctTTGAGAGATTTGTGATGTAAAAGAGTTGGTCTCAGAGAAATCCAACCCTTGGACTAGTGCTAGGGTCAGCTTTTATACCTGTCTAgtcgtatgaaccacttgtaatgaCCATAATATCTTTTCTTTAGTGTTCCATCTATGGAGGCAGCAGACATGTAATGATAGTAATGTCTCTCTTTTTGACTTTTGATCAAAGGGGATGACTGACTTATAATAATCATAACGCCCTCCCTATGGTGCTTTGTTTGTTGATGTCGACCGATGAGGGGTAGACCTGATTAATTGCTTGTAGGTTGTGGGAGGCCGATCAAGTTGACCCAAATAACCTTTTTTGGGTCGTTATAATTGTCTCTATATTCATACGAGCACGATcgaatctttatttttttatgttagtACCCCTATGATACACAGTTGATATGAGAAGTGATTGATTGTCAGAATAATTTCTATAATCTTATTTAAAGATTCTTTTCACTTGTTATACAATATTACAAACCAATTCAAATTTTTATGTCCTCCTATTTCTAGTTCATTTTGTTTTAAAGAAAACCTTGCCCATGGATAACTACGTACAACCACTTAGTTGTCCATCAACGTCTATCTCGATAGGCTTTCGATTGGGCCAAACATAAAGGAGAATTCACTTTGCACTCCTACATATTCTTCCTCACCGGCGGTGAAAGGACAGCTGGGTTATTTCGCGCGGCACGCTCATCTCGCGGCTCACAGGGCCCCACGTGGAGCTCCCGAGTCCACACACCATGGGTCCGCTTCGCCACATTTATACCCTACACGCTTCCGTCTCTTCCCACTCCCTCTGTTGCGCTGGCTCTTTTACTCTACCGTTAATACAGTTACTTTAGTTGCACCCACCACCCCCGCCCCCAAATCTACCTTCGATCCTTTCTCTCTGTGTCGGAACGGACAGCGAGGTAAGCTCCATCAAGCTTGGATTCGGTCCGATAAGCGTATAcatgtcttgcattgtgatgggGTCGTAGGAAGACTGGTATTTATATCTTGCTCACTTGTCTATGTGGTTTGATCATGACGGTGGTTAGGTGACGGTAAGGCAGGATATGTGGCCGTCCGGCTTGCGGGTGATGGTGGTGGACAACGCCTCACGCTACCTCGGCCTCATGGAGCGGCTGCTGTTGCAGTGCAACTATCAGGGTTCGAATACACCCGCAATGGACATATGCCATTGATCCattaatcttcttctttctttgattGTTTCATTACGTTCGAGTCATGTGTTAGTGAACTTTGTTTCCTGATCGCTTATTAGCACCTTTTTATTTGGATCTTCTACAAAAAGTTATGACATGTGCACAAGTTCAAGAAGCTATATCACTCGTCATGGATAATCGACAAAGCATTGATCTAATCATCAGTGATGCATTTTTGCAAAGCGATGATGGCTTGTTGATTCTGAAATCCCTCGCCTTGGCACTCGATTTTGCTGTGATAAGTAGATTAACTACTCCAAAAACATATATTTTAGCGAATAATTCTACTTGGATTCTTGATGTATTTGCATGGCGTAGTGATGTCTTGGAGTGAAGAATTCGGCATGATGATGAACTATATAGCCCACGGAGCTTGCGATTTCCTGATCAAGCCACTGAAGATTAAGGAACTGAGAAATATATGGCAGGATGTGTTCGGAAACAAATGGGATAGCGGTATGATACGATCGGGTAGTCTCGTGAAGAAACAAAAGGATTGCATACTACCCATTCGAGAGGCGGATGGAGTCGTCACCGACGTCTGTGACCTCAAGAAGGCCAGACTACAGTGGACGACGCAACTCCATCAATCAATTCGTGGCAGCAGTGAACGCTCTTGGGCTCGACAGTTCGTGCCAAATCTACGGATTTTAGTTCGAGTTGCTTTGTTTGTTTCCACGATTTGAAGGAAGctaatttatttttgttttagaGGCGTTGCCAAAGAAAATTTTGGAGATCATATGAACGTCCAACATCTAACAAGGGAGCAAGTTGCCAGTCATCTGCAGGTAATTTACTCGAAGATAATTAGCACCCACTGTTCGAGAATCCATGAAGCGTTCTTGTACGTTTGGATGCAGAAGTACCGACTGCAGCTGAAGAGGTCGAGTTCGTGGATGGCCGTGGAGAGCATTGAATCTTCCACGTTTGATGCCAATGAGGAAACGCAGAACAACGAGTTCGTGGTGCCGAATCTGTCAGCAGCTTTGGGCCAATTGGATGCGGTGGTGATGGGGAACTATGGCAACAAAGCTGGTGAATCCTCGAGCAGCTCGCGCGGCACGACCGATGACCTCAACACCTGCTTCGGCGATGGCTTCCGTGAACCGAACAGGCCCCCGGCGTGAGAAGCCTTCGGCCCCTGTTATTGGACACTGGATTCTTAGAAGTCACTGCTAAAAGGCTTTGTTTGCGTTGAGAAGGGGATGGAGTAATCTTTGAATGGTATGCTTAGCTTCCGCATGCTGAGGAAATGCCACCATATTAGAAGTATTCGAAGATCAAACTGATGCCCTCTGTTTCATCTGCTTTGCTCCGCCGCCTCGCGCTACCCGCCGCCCTCCGCTTCCGTCTCTCCGAGCACGGCCTCCCTCCCGACACCGACACCACCTTCGCTCAACCCCCTCACCTCGGATCCCGCATCTACCAGTCCTCTGCATGATCGCCGA
Protein-coding regions in this window:
- the LOC135674967 gene encoding two-component response regulator EHD1-like, with the protein product MWPSGLRVMVVDNASRYLGLMERLLLQCNYQVMSWSEEFGMMMNYIAHGACDFLIKPLKIKELRNIWQDVFGNKWDSGMIRSGSLVKKQKDCILPIREADGVVTDVCDLKKARLQWTTQLHQSIRGSSERSWARQGVAKENFGDHMNVQHLTREQVASHLQKYRLQLKRSSSWMAVESIESSTFDANEETQNNEFVVPNLSAALGQLDAVVMGNYGNKAGESSSSSRGTTDDLNTCFGDGFREPNRPPA